One genomic window of Camelina sativa cultivar DH55 chromosome 5, Cs, whole genome shotgun sequence includes the following:
- the LOC104787088 gene encoding F-box protein At1g56610-like — translation MDSNKKREKSAITDIPTDLVPQILSWLPTKTAVTVSYLLLKGEWRINLNSLSKLSFCYDDEEEEDQFVRFVNEVLRLRVANCELDSFYLKIDGEIDGSDVSTWVDYSLNNGVQKMNLRIYDIKGDFELNPRVFVQKSLVTLKLASYRNLISISGDDVAEVDLPCLKRLWLDDINIEDNEMFVRLISSCPVLEELVMIDMKWQRWNACLVASASLKRLKIIWSNAVEMDDFERCPQSVSFDTPKLLYLEYTDHVAGQYPVLNLGSLIEARIRIETIDEKEEEDDEEEEDDEEEEVIVNAGDDATTFITGITSVRKLYLSDNTVQVLHPPFHDEYGNLTHLTVQSCKTLSWDPIPELLRSSPHLETLVFEGLFHLATDECGDVCPCQIRKKSCLVASPVTLLEIHEITNDEESDEGVVKQDRGEVIEDEARFVEQVKFFMMRMPRLQQVKIYGKTKESVTALNEIASQLWRLEGKASPTVQVSILEA, via the exons ATGGATTcaaataagaagagagagaagtctGCGATTACTGATATACCAACTGACTTGGTGCCTCAGATTCTATCCTGGTTGCCAACCAAAACAGCAGTAACAGTGTCATATCTTTTGCTAAAAGGAGAGTGGAGAATCAACCTCAATAGTTTGTCAAAGCTCAGCTTCTgttatgatgatgaagaagaggaagaccaaTTTGTGAGATTTGTTAATGAAGTCTTGAGGCTGAGAGTAGCAAACTGTGAGCTAGATAGTTTCTACCTGAAGATTGATGGTGAGATTGATGGAAGTGATGTGTCCACTTGGGTAGACTACTCGCTAAATAATGGGGTGCAGAAGATGAACCTTAGGATATATGATATAAAAGGGGATTTTGAGCTGAACCCAAGAGTTTTCGTGCAAAAGAGTTTGGTCACTCTGAAGTTGGCCTCTTACCGAAACTTGATTAGTATCTCTGGAGATGACGTAGCCGAAGTTGATCTTCCTTGTTTGAAGAGACTTTGGCTTGATGATATCAATATTGAAGACAATGAGATGTTTGTTAGGTTAATCTCGAGTTGTCCAGTCCTTGAAGAGTTAGTCATGATTGATATGAAGTGGCAACGATGGAATGCCTGTCTTGTGGCAAGCGCAAGTCTGAAGAGACTGAAGATCATCTGGAGTAATGCTGTAGAGATGGACGATTTTGAAAGATGCCCCCAAAGTGTGTCATTTGACACTCCGAAACTGTTATACCTTGAGTATACTGATCACGTTGCTGGGCAATATCCAGTATTGAATCTTGGTTCACTTATTGAAGCCAGGATCAGAATTGAAACCATAGAtgaaaaggaggaagaagatgatgaggaggaagaagatgatgaggaggaagaagtgaTTGTGAATGCTGGTGATGATGCCACAACTTTTATCACGGGGATAACAAGTGTTCGGAAACTTTATTTGTCTGATAACACTGTTCAG GTACTTCATCCTCCATTCCATGATGAATATGGAAATTTGACTCATTTGACTGTTCAGAGTTGCAAGACACTAAGCTGGGACCCAATTCCAGAGCTGCTCAGATCATCTCCACATTTGGAAACCCTCGTCTTTGAG GGACTCTTCCACTTAGCCACAGATGAGTGTGGTGATGTGTGTCCCTGCCAGATTAGAAAGAAGTCTTGCCTAGTAGCATCCCCAGTAACTCTTCTGGAAATACATGAGATTACTAATGATGAAGAAAGTGATGAAGGAGTCGTTAAGCAAGATAGGGGAGAAGTTATTGAAGATGAAGcaagatttgttgagcaagtgAAGTTCTTTATGATGAGAATGCCACGACTCCAACAGGTGAAGATATATGGCAAAACCAAAGAAAGTGTTACTGCTCTGAATGAAATTGCCAGTCAACTTTGGAGACTTGAAGGCAAAGCATCCCCTACGGTTCAAGTATCCATACTCGAAGCTTAA